A stretch of Desulfobacter hydrogenophilus DNA encodes these proteins:
- a CDS encoding peptidoglycan D,D-transpeptidase FtsI family protein: MAATPYEKIGLRILFIRFFLLLCLVGIVIRSFDIQILQGEALKKKAENTYVRGITIQGDRGLILDRHLNKLGASIDAPNITADPTQIKNVRQAAGQLVKILGGSQAEMEKKLSQKRRFALLASRVSPAKADAVKKLNIVGIYTPDNSKRFYPNRRLAAQVIGFTGKDDHGLEGLEFSYNDFLEGRILKTQEYRDGQGTILDTGKNKRNGLKGCTIVLSLDKRIQFFSEQALEQAVKEHRGKSGMALVMQPATGELLAVAHYPEFNPNNYGDFSRSRYRNRAMTDAFEPGSIMKVITVASAIERGMSATTIINCEKGNYRVGGSVIHDTHPHTYLTPGQIVKFSSNIGAAKIAQDIGPKAMHYYLKAFGFGTKTGINCPAESSGVILPLNRWTSIDAVAMSFGQGMSVTALQLVSAVSAIANGGKLMKPLLVKKVRSNSGEILQENKPCVVRQVISAKTAGIVKKMMARVVQEDGTGTKAAIPGYRICGKTSTAQKAARGKKGYSNSRYTAAFAGFAPFDNPALAILVVVDEPKQNHYGGIVAAPAFKDIMARSFNYLNIAPNIDMIAAVPREVSHAAD; the protein is encoded by the coding sequence ATGGCGGCAACCCCTTATGAAAAAATCGGTCTACGCATTCTTTTCATCCGTTTTTTTCTACTGCTGTGCCTGGTGGGCATTGTCATCCGTTCCTTTGACATCCAGATTCTCCAGGGTGAGGCGCTTAAGAAAAAAGCTGAAAACACCTATGTCAGAGGGATTACCATCCAGGGTGACCGTGGACTGATCCTTGACCGCCATTTAAACAAACTGGGAGCCAGCATTGATGCACCCAATATTACCGCAGACCCCACCCAGATTAAGAATGTCCGGCAGGCGGCAGGTCAACTGGTGAAAATCCTTGGCGGCAGCCAGGCTGAAATGGAAAAAAAACTTTCCCAAAAACGCCGATTTGCGCTTCTGGCAAGCAGGGTGTCACCCGCCAAGGCAGACGCGGTTAAAAAGCTGAACATCGTCGGTATCTATACGCCGGATAACTCCAAACGGTTTTACCCCAACCGACGCCTGGCAGCCCAGGTCATCGGGTTCACAGGCAAAGATGATCACGGCCTTGAGGGACTGGAATTCTCTTATAATGACTTTCTGGAAGGCCGGATCCTGAAGACCCAAGAATACAGGGATGGCCAGGGTACAATCCTTGATACGGGAAAAAATAAGCGAAACGGACTTAAGGGATGCACCATTGTTTTATCCCTGGATAAGAGAATTCAGTTTTTCAGCGAACAGGCCCTTGAACAGGCCGTGAAAGAACACCGGGGCAAATCGGGCATGGCCCTTGTCATGCAGCCGGCCACCGGTGAACTTCTTGCCGTGGCCCACTACCCGGAATTCAATCCCAACAACTATGGTGATTTCAGCCGAAGCCGCTACAGAAACAGAGCGATGACCGACGCATTTGAGCCCGGTTCCATCATGAAAGTGATCACCGTGGCCTCGGCCATTGAACGGGGCATGTCTGCCACAACCATTATCAATTGTGAAAAAGGCAATTACCGCGTGGGCGGATCCGTGATCCATGATACGCACCCCCATACTTACCTGACCCCGGGGCAGATTGTAAAATTTTCCTCCAACATCGGGGCTGCAAAAATCGCCCAGGACATAGGTCCAAAAGCCATGCACTATTACCTGAAGGCCTTTGGATTCGGCACAAAAACCGGCATCAACTGCCCGGCAGAAAGCTCGGGCGTCATTCTGCCCCTGAACCGCTGGACAAGCATTGATGCAGTGGCCATGTCCTTTGGCCAAGGCATGTCGGTTACGGCGCTCCAGCTTGTAAGCGCCGTATCAGCCATAGCCAACGGCGGCAAATTGATGAAACCCCTGCTGGTTAAAAAGGTCCGTTCCAACTCCGGTGAGATTCTCCAGGAAAATAAACCCTGCGTGGTCCGTCAGGTTATTTCTGCCAAAACCGCAGGGATTGTAAAAAAGATGATGGCCAGAGTGGTCCAGGAAGACGGAACAGGGACCAAGGCAGCCATCCCCGGCTACCGGATATGTGGGAAAACCAGCACAGCCCAGAAAGCAGCCAGGGGTAAAAAAGGATATTCCAATTCCAGATACACTGCGGCATTTGCAGGCTTTGCGCCCTTTGACAACCCGGCCTTAGCCATCCTAGTGGTGGTGGATGAGCCCAAACAAAATCATTACGGCGGCATTGTGGCGGCACCGGCTTTTAAGGATATCATGGCCCGGTCCTTTAACTATCTGAACATTGCGCCCAACATAGATATGATAGCGGCAGTACCCCGGGAGGTGTCCCATGCAGCTGACTGA
- a CDS encoding cell division protein FtsL: MNIPERQINAMQNQKGLLWFFLIMVLAAELICNAWIRSESNQAMIMIAKTESNIRDMADYRQALGVEIERLKSEARITRIARTRLGLAPDIFNQTIYLPKGTN; encoded by the coding sequence GTGAACATACCAGAAAGACAAATAAATGCCATGCAGAACCAAAAAGGGTTGCTGTGGTTTTTTCTTATCATGGTGCTGGCAGCCGAACTCATCTGCAACGCCTGGATCAGAAGCGAATCCAACCAGGCCATGATTATGATTGCAAAAACTGAAAGCAATATCCGGGATATGGCAGATTACCGCCAGGCTCTAGGCGTGGAAATAGAGCGCCTTAAATCCGAAGCACGAATCACCCGTATTGCCCGCACCCGGTTAGGACTGGCACCGGACATCTTTAATCAAACCATTTACCTGCCCAAAGGAACGAACTAA
- the rsmH gene encoding 16S rRNA (cytosine(1402)-N(4))-methyltransferase RsmH: MVFEHTSVMPNQVHAYQNLKPGDICVDCTLGGCGHAMATLKAIGSDGLLIGIDQDMDAIANARNVLHPFQDNVRLYHNNFSDLPDILKDAGINGVNSILLDLGFSLNQLTQSKRGFSFKKDEPLDMRMDVRNSLTAHQVVNTYSEKQLIDIFFTYGEERFSRRMAKAIIEKRACTPIATSLELAGVLENAMPARAKAKQKIHPATRVFQALRIVVNRELERLETFIQAVPSMLVKGGRISIISFHSLEDRIVKQRLRAFENGCTCPRQFPQCICGFVKQMESVTRKPVTADSDEIKANPMARSAKLRVAQRI; the protein is encoded by the coding sequence ATGGTTTTCGAACATACCTCTGTCATGCCGAATCAGGTGCATGCGTATCAAAACCTTAAACCCGGAGACATATGTGTGGACTGCACCCTCGGTGGATGCGGACACGCGATGGCAACACTCAAAGCCATAGGTTCCGACGGGTTGCTCATCGGCATTGACCAGGACATGGATGCCATTGCCAACGCCCGAAATGTACTTCATCCTTTCCAGGACAATGTCCGGCTGTACCATAACAACTTCAGTGATCTCCCCGACATTCTCAAAGATGCCGGCATTAACGGGGTTAACAGCATCCTTCTTGACTTGGGTTTTTCACTCAACCAGCTGACCCAAAGCAAACGGGGGTTCAGTTTTAAAAAAGATGAACCATTGGATATGCGGATGGATGTCCGCAATTCTTTAACCGCACATCAGGTGGTAAATACATATTCGGAAAAGCAATTGATTGATATTTTTTTCACATACGGGGAAGAACGCTTTTCAAGACGGATGGCAAAGGCAATCATTGAAAAAAGAGCTTGTACCCCCATTGCCACCAGCCTTGAACTAGCCGGGGTCCTTGAGAACGCCATGCCTGCCCGTGCAAAGGCAAAGCAAAAAATTCACCCGGCCACCCGGGTGTTTCAGGCCCTGCGTATTGTGGTCAACCGGGAGCTTGAACGCTTGGAAACATTCATACAGGCGGTGCCCTCCATGCTGGTCAAGGGTGGGCGTATCAGCATCATCTCCTTTCACTCTCTGGAAGACCGTATTGTCAAACAGCGGCTGCGCGCTTTTGAGAACGGATGCACCTGCCCAAGACAATTTCCCCAATGTATATGCGGATTTGTGAAACAAATGGAATCCGTTACCCGAAAACCTGTGACAGCGGATTCAGACGAAATTAAAGCAAACCCCATGGCAAGAAGCGCCAAACTACGGGTGGCACAAAGGATATAG
- the mraZ gene encoding division/cell wall cluster transcriptional repressor MraZ, with translation MFRSSSCHTIDDKGRLIIPARFRKVLKAEDDYGIVVSSKDGCIFAFTFSEWKAIEDRLKTVKTAAMQRFKRFFLGNACPLTCDKQDRVLIPQNLRTYAGIDKEVVLVGVLDRFEIWAKDKWEQEQKKMEQELEREDVREEIASIGL, from the coding sequence GTGTTCCGATCCAGTTCCTGTCATACAATTGATGACAAAGGAAGACTCATTATCCCGGCACGATTCAGAAAAGTGCTCAAAGCGGAAGATGATTACGGGATTGTGGTCTCAAGTAAGGATGGCTGCATCTTCGCCTTTACCTTCAGCGAATGGAAGGCTATTGAGGACCGCTTAAAAACGGTCAAGACCGCAGCCATGCAGAGGTTTAAACGATTTTTCCTGGGTAATGCCTGTCCGCTGACATGCGACAAGCAGGACAGGGTTTTAATTCCCCAGAATCTGAGAACCTATGCAGGGATAGACAAAGAGGTCGTTCTTGTAGGTGTTCTGGACCGGTTTGAAATCTGGGCCAAAGATAAATGGGAGCAGGAGCAGAAAAAAATGGAACAGGAGCTTGAGCGGGAGGACGTCAGAGAAGAGATTGCTTCCATAGGGTTATAA
- a CDS encoding lysophospholipid acyltransferase family protein — protein sequence MNVLFKIAYQPHKWIIVIPALILNTLVMALSCIVVGAAFGPDKADVLAVTWARIFCAIASIRVRIQGRQNYDPLSSYVVVANHKSMVDIPVLQGFTGLIIKWVMKMELKNIPVFGTACTLLGCIYVNRSNGQAAVESIKAAQKRLSDKASVLFFAEGTRSRGHLLPFKKGAFVFAMTSGLPVLPITIKNSEHILPSDTLDLMPGTVDLIIHPPVHIPNCSKEELNKKIDQIHRTVAGAL from the coding sequence GTGAACGTTTTATTCAAAATAGCTTATCAGCCCCATAAATGGATCATTGTGATCCCGGCATTGATCTTAAACACCCTGGTCATGGCACTGAGTTGTATCGTTGTGGGGGCTGCTTTTGGCCCGGACAAGGCTGATGTGCTGGCCGTGACCTGGGCCAGAATATTCTGTGCCATTGCGTCCATACGAGTCAGAATCCAGGGCAGGCAGAATTATGATCCATTATCCTCTTACGTTGTGGTGGCCAACCATAAAAGTATGGTGGACATCCCTGTACTGCAAGGGTTTACAGGGCTCATCATCAAATGGGTGATGAAAATGGAGCTTAAAAATATTCCGGTTTTTGGTACAGCCTGCACTCTCCTTGGCTGTATATATGTAAACAGATCCAATGGGCAAGCTGCCGTGGAATCTATAAAAGCGGCCCAAAAAAGGTTATCAGACAAAGCCAGCGTACTTTTCTTTGCCGAAGGCACAAGATCCAGGGGCCACCTCCTGCCTTTTAAAAAAGGCGCATTTGTCTTTGCCATGACTTCAGGGCTGCCTGTTTTGCCGATAACGATTAAAAATTCAGAACATATTCTCCCCTCTGATACGCTGGATCTCATGCCGGGCACGGTAGATCTTATCATCCACCCCCCAGTGCATATTCCAAACTGCAGCAAGGAAGAACTGAATAAAAAAATTGATCAAATTCATAGAACCGTAGCCGGTGCTCTTTAA
- a CDS encoding DUF4340 domain-containing protein gives MKKEYIILIILIIGLSAYLGLKKNDQVHYELPTIPQVDTTRIDRMEISKSDRIVVLDKGEKGWTVTDEKFPANPDEIRQILGTLKQIKLSALVSEAKDLARYELDDNHAVKVKALADKKVLRSFVIGKTAPSYNHTFIYLDDQDRTVYQANGNFKNQFDKAAADFRDKTVLGFELESVKKVTLDKQGKTVTLVKAIVSEKPDQEKDKTKEALTAEKPAPEKTIWENEDGSVVDQKTVSDLLSSLSKLECQAFMDDDQTARLKERQPSCQISLENDKVFVLNLFEKNNDRDVEGSCSYTPYAFTLTSYKAEDIVSYTDRLLGIEQQESTESE, from the coding sequence ATGAAAAAAGAATATATCATCCTGATCATACTGATCATTGGCTTAAGCGCGTATCTTGGTCTTAAAAAAAACGACCAGGTCCATTATGAACTGCCAACAATCCCCCAGGTGGATACCACCCGCATTGATCGAATGGAAATCTCAAAGTCAGACCGAATAGTGGTTCTTGATAAAGGCGAAAAGGGCTGGACCGTTACCGATGAAAAATTCCCGGCCAACCCGGATGAAATAAGACAGATACTTGGCACGTTAAAACAGATAAAGCTGTCCGCCCTTGTATCCGAGGCAAAGGACCTTGCAAGGTATGAACTGGATGATAACCATGCCGTGAAGGTTAAGGCCCTGGCCGACAAAAAGGTATTGCGCAGCTTTGTCATCGGCAAAACAGCGCCCAGCTACAACCATACATTTATCTATCTGGATGACCAGGATCGCACCGTATACCAGGCCAACGGCAATTTCAAAAATCAGTTTGACAAAGCAGCTGCTGATTTCAGGGACAAAACAGTACTGGGGTTTGAGCTGGAGAGCGTGAAAAAAGTCACATTGGATAAGCAGGGAAAAACCGTCACCCTGGTAAAAGCGATAGTATCTGAAAAACCGGATCAGGAAAAAGACAAAACCAAAGAGGCTTTAACCGCAGAAAAACCGGCCCCTGAAAAAACGATATGGGAAAATGAAGATGGTTCTGTTGTGGACCAAAAAACAGTGTCCGATCTTCTGTCGTCTTTGTCAAAACTTGAATGCCAGGCCTTTATGGATGATGACCAAACTGCCCGGTTAAAGGAAAGACAACCCTCATGTCAAATTTCCCTTGAAAACGATAAAGTTTTTGTTTTAAATCTGTTCGAGAAAAATAACGATCGGGACGTGGAAGGGTCGTGTTCATATACACCTTATGCCTTCACCCTCACCAGCTATAAAGCCGAAGATATTGTTTCCTATACGGATCGACTTTTGGGTATTGAACAACAGGAAAGCACTGAATCCGAATAA
- a CDS encoding Gldg family protein: MGKPFLKEYYLKFILYAVVIVLLNVAGLSLFFRFDLTANRIYSLSDASKQAVATLSEPLNIKVFFSKNLPAPHNNTERYLRDLLTEYAAQAGRYFNFNFYNVSQETDMGDKANQNREMARDYGISPVQIRVMENDELKFKNAYMGLVILHGDLIEKIPAITATDGLEYQLTGAIRKLNNKVSALLRQTDKINITMYMSSGLNAIAPLIGLDALPNLGDEVAAAVEKLNSKNLGIFQFERKDISDPDELEKVAKKYDLMAMHWPDVPEKNIQAGAGTAGLVVAYKGKIQTLPLISAVEIPIIGTTYQMADTQGLGEQITAVMEKLIGINKDIGYLSDHGCPTLGPDRMSMMQGQAGNALTVFDQLVGSRYNIKQIPLKDEGIPEGLNCLVIAKPTQHFSDYELFQIDQALMKGTNIAVFADAFEEQQSQGGMMGMPSFAPIDTGLEKLLAHYGVEIQKAYVLDKNAYKQQLPQSQGGGEQTIYFAPVIKDDAINNEPVFMKNIKGLVAMQISPVKQVKGGQDEAKVNAVRLLSSSDQAWLMEDNINLNPMFLSPPATENDLSTYDLAYLLEGQFTSYFKGKPVPEKEAGETDTQDEDNEEGPQPSEASTKNIEGLKAGNRVIETSAPAKIFVLGCAQMLHDNMLDEQGRTTNATFLLNAIDHLNGDDGTALLRSKQQTLNPISETDPLTKSIIKGFNTIGLCVLVFLFGLGVLFFRRMKKKKIANMFG; this comes from the coding sequence ATGGGTAAGCCTTTCCTTAAAGAATATTATCTGAAATTTATCCTGTATGCGGTGGTTATCGTTCTCTTGAATGTAGCGGGATTAAGCCTGTTTTTCAGATTTGATCTCACAGCCAACCGGATCTATTCCCTGTCCGATGCCAGCAAACAGGCCGTAGCCACCCTGTCCGAACCCTTGAACATCAAAGTGTTTTTCTCAAAAAACCTGCCCGCCCCCCACAATAATACGGAACGGTACTTAAGGGATCTGCTCACGGAATATGCAGCCCAGGCCGGACGGTACTTCAACTTCAACTTTTATAATGTATCCCAGGAAACAGACATGGGGGACAAGGCGAACCAGAACCGTGAAATGGCCCGGGATTATGGAATATCACCGGTCCAAATCAGAGTGATGGAAAACGATGAGCTGAAATTTAAAAATGCCTACATGGGCCTGGTTATCCTCCATGGGGACCTCATAGAAAAGATCCCGGCCATCACCGCCACAGACGGCCTTGAATATCAATTGACCGGCGCCATCCGCAAGCTGAACAACAAGGTGTCCGCACTTTTACGTCAAACAGACAAAATTAATATCACCATGTATATGTCTTCCGGGCTTAATGCCATCGCGCCGTTGATCGGGTTGGACGCGCTCCCGAACCTTGGTGATGAGGTGGCTGCGGCTGTGGAAAAACTGAACAGCAAGAACCTGGGTATTTTCCAGTTTGAACGCAAAGATATCTCAGATCCGGATGAACTTGAAAAGGTCGCAAAAAAATATGATCTCATGGCCATGCACTGGCCTGACGTGCCTGAAAAAAATATCCAGGCAGGCGCAGGCACAGCCGGCCTTGTGGTGGCATATAAAGGCAAAATCCAGACGTTGCCCCTGATCTCGGCAGTAGAGATCCCCATCATCGGCACCACCTATCAAATGGCAGATACCCAGGGGCTTGGTGAACAGATTACAGCAGTCATGGAGAAACTGATCGGCATCAACAAAGACATCGGGTATCTGTCCGATCATGGCTGCCCCACCCTTGGGCCGGACCGCATGTCCATGATGCAGGGCCAGGCCGGCAATGCCCTTACCGTTTTTGACCAGCTTGTGGGCTCAAGGTACAATATCAAACAGATTCCCCTTAAAGATGAAGGCATTCCCGAAGGACTCAACTGCCTGGTGATTGCCAAACCCACCCAACACTTTTCCGATTATGAACTGTTCCAGATTGACCAGGCCCTGATGAAGGGCACCAATATTGCTGTTTTCGCCGATGCATTTGAAGAGCAACAAAGCCAGGGTGGCATGATGGGCATGCCCTCATTCGCCCCCATCGACACCGGCCTTGAAAAACTGTTAGCCCACTATGGCGTGGAAATCCAAAAAGCCTATGTGCTGGACAAAAATGCGTATAAGCAGCAATTGCCCCAGTCCCAGGGCGGCGGAGAGCAGACCATCTACTTTGCACCGGTGATCAAGGACGATGCCATCAACAATGAGCCTGTGTTCATGAAAAACATCAAAGGCCTTGTGGCCATGCAGATCTCCCCGGTCAAACAGGTCAAAGGCGGCCAGGACGAGGCTAAAGTCAATGCCGTGCGTCTTTTATCCTCATCCGACCAGGCATGGCTCATGGAAGACAACATTAACCTGAATCCCATGTTTTTAAGCCCGCCCGCCACAGAGAACGATCTGTCCACCTATGATCTGGCATATCTTCTGGAAGGGCAGTTTACATCTTATTTTAAAGGAAAACCCGTCCCCGAAAAGGAAGCCGGAGAGACAGACACCCAAGACGAAGACAACGAGGAAGGCCCCCAACCATCTGAAGCGTCGACCAAAAACATTGAAGGACTCAAAGCAGGCAACCGCGTGATTGAAACATCCGCGCCGGCAAAAATATTTGTACTCGGGTGCGCCCAGATGCTCCACGACAATATGCTCGACGAACAGGGCCGCACCACCAATGCCACCTTCCTGCTCAACGCCATAGACCACCTCAACGGCGATGACGGCACAGCCCTTTTAAGAAGCAAACAACAGACCCTGAACCCCATTTCAGAAACCGATCCTCTGACAAAAAGCATCATCAAGGGATTCAATACCATTGGGCTTTGTGTCCTGGTTTTTCTATTCGGCCTGGGCGTCTTGTTTTTTAGACGCATGAAAAAGAAAAAAATTGCAAATATGTTCGGTTGA
- a CDS encoding ABC transporter permease, giving the protein MTPIRTIALKEFKDYFISPIAYIVISLFLIVTGWFFFSTFFIYGRADLRDFFALLPITFSFFIPAVTMRMFAEEKNVGSYESLLTMPVSFTHIALGKFFAASAFAAAMLLPTLSYPLFISFIGNVDIGPVAGGYIGAVLLGGAYCSVGLFASALTRNQIIAFIIGCAICFTLTIIDRMLFFVPERLVPVVEYLGANAHFTNISKGIIDSRDLIYFASVIFIFIFSTEIAMKEKN; this is encoded by the coding sequence ATGACACCGATCAGAACCATCGCCTTAAAGGAATTTAAGGACTATTTCATTTCACCCATTGCCTATATTGTAATTTCCCTGTTTCTCATTGTGACGGGGTGGTTTTTCTTTTCCACCTTTTTCATTTACGGGCGTGCCGACCTACGGGACTTTTTCGCCCTTTTGCCCATAACCTTTTCCTTTTTTATTCCGGCCGTGACCATGCGCATGTTTGCCGAGGAGAAAAACGTGGGCTCCTATGAAAGCCTTTTGACCATGCCGGTCTCCTTTACCCATATTGCCCTGGGCAAATTTTTTGCGGCAAGCGCCTTTGCCGCAGCCATGCTGCTCCCCACCCTCTCCTACCCCCTGTTCATCTCCTTTATCGGTAATGTGGACATAGGGCCTGTGGCCGGCGGATATATTGGGGCGGTTCTGCTGGGCGGCGCATACTGCAGCGTCGGGCTGTTTGCCTCGGCGCTGACCCGCAACCAGATCATCGCATTTATTATCGGGTGTGCCATATGTTTCACCCTGACCATTATTGACCGGATGCTGTTCTTTGTTCCCGAACGTCTTGTGCCGGTTGTGGAATACCTTGGCGCCAATGCCCATTTTACAAATATTTCCAAGGGCATCATTGATTCAAGGGACCTGATTTACTTTGCATCCGTGATCTTTATTTTCATTTTCTCAACCGAAATTGCCATGAAAGAAAAAAATTAA